From one Simplicispira suum genomic stretch:
- a CDS encoding branched-chain amino acid ABC transporter substrate-binding protein: MTNSIFFSRRGLLMAAGLCALPIVASAQDTIKVAYIDPLSGSAAVTGEHGARHFRYLIDKVNAAGGVLGGKKLELVLFDNKGAPQETIVQAQKAIDDGVKFIYQGFGSNVALALTDFIAKHDERNPDKRVLYLSYGPMDPALTNEKCNFWHYRFESDSNVKISALVEFMKGQPALKNVYLINQDYSFGQSVRTEARKQLRDKRPDVKIVGDELHPLLKVNDFAPYIAKIRASGADSVITGNWGADLSLLLKAAGDAGLKTQWYTIYGGLAGAPTAIKQAGLDGQVFQVVNWHANVPGDEMQALNADFRRQYNEQGWWYLQAKTSIDMLVRAINKVGSADPVKVGLALEGMRYKNAIGADVLMRKEDHQLIQDLYVASFSSGVPVDEEKTGWGWKTVATVPASALTPATTCRMVRPE; encoded by the coding sequence ATGACGAATTCGATTTTCTTCTCTCGACGTGGCTTGTTGATGGCTGCAGGCCTGTGTGCATTGCCGATCGTTGCGTCAGCTCAGGACACTATCAAAGTGGCCTACATCGACCCGTTGTCCGGTAGTGCTGCAGTCACAGGTGAGCACGGCGCAAGGCACTTCCGCTACCTCATTGATAAGGTGAACGCGGCGGGTGGTGTCTTGGGTGGGAAAAAGCTTGAACTAGTGCTTTTCGACAATAAAGGAGCTCCGCAAGAAACGATCGTGCAGGCACAGAAAGCCATTGACGATGGCGTGAAATTCATCTACCAAGGTTTTGGCTCCAACGTTGCACTTGCGCTCACCGACTTTATAGCCAAGCACGACGAGCGAAACCCGGATAAGCGCGTGCTATATCTGAGCTACGGGCCGATGGATCCGGCACTGACCAATGAAAAATGCAATTTCTGGCACTATCGATTCGAATCTGACTCGAATGTGAAGATTTCGGCGCTGGTCGAGTTTATGAAGGGGCAGCCTGCGCTCAAGAACGTTTACCTGATCAATCAGGATTACTCTTTCGGGCAGTCTGTTCGCACCGAGGCGAGGAAGCAACTGCGAGACAAGCGCCCAGACGTAAAGATCGTAGGTGATGAGCTGCACCCGTTGCTCAAGGTGAACGACTTCGCCCCGTATATCGCGAAAATTCGCGCATCGGGCGCTGATTCCGTGATTACCGGAAACTGGGGCGCCGATCTGTCGCTGTTGTTGAAAGCTGCGGGCGACGCCGGCCTGAAGACGCAGTGGTACACCATTTATGGCGGCCTGGCGGGTGCGCCGACGGCTATCAAGCAAGCTGGTCTGGATGGTCAAGTTTTCCAAGTCGTGAATTGGCATGCCAATGTGCCCGGCGATGAAATGCAAGCACTGAATGCCGACTTCCGCCGACAGTACAACGAGCAGGGATGGTGGTATCTGCAGGCCAAGACCAGTATCGACATGCTGGTGCGGGCGATCAACAAAGTCGGTTCGGCCGATCCTGTGAAGGTCGGCTTGGCGCTTGAGGGAATGCGGTACAAGAATGCGATCGGCGCCGACGTGCTGATGCGAAAGGAAGACCATCAGCTCATCCAGGATCTCTATGTAGCATCGTTTTCAAGCGGTGTGCCGGTTGATGAAGAGAAAACCGGGTGGGGTTGGAAAACCGTAGCTACTGTTCCCGCCTCTGCGCTTACACCCGCGACTACCTGCCGTATGGTTCGTCCGGAGTGA
- a CDS encoding branched-chain amino acid ABC transporter permease codes for MSELIVFSTLNGLQYGLLLFLLASGLTLIFSMMGVLNFAHASLYMLGAYLGYQISSWLGFWIGLLVAPLLVGALGALIERFGLRHVHRHGHVAELLFTFGLAYLIEEVVVMVWGRIPVSYQVPEILDFPAFTLWATSYPAYRVFMLLVSMAIFLGLLLVLTRSRVGLIVQASLTQPKMVSMLGHNVPMVFMLVFGVGSALAGLAGAIAGPALVTQPNMAVNLVPLLFVVVVLGGLGSLTGALLASLLIGLVQTFAIAGDFSLADMARAIGLSMNVPQVLSELWNVTLAQLAPVLPYLLLVLMLIFRPTGLMGSRES; via the coding sequence GTGAGCGAATTAATCGTATTTTCGACCCTCAACGGTCTTCAGTACGGGTTGCTGTTGTTCCTTCTGGCCAGCGGCTTGACTCTGATCTTCTCGATGATGGGTGTACTGAACTTCGCGCATGCCAGTCTGTACATGCTCGGTGCTTACTTGGGTTACCAGATCAGCAGCTGGCTCGGCTTCTGGATCGGCCTGTTGGTGGCGCCATTGCTGGTAGGTGCCCTGGGAGCGCTCATCGAACGCTTCGGACTACGACACGTCCATCGCCACGGCCATGTGGCGGAGCTGCTATTCACTTTCGGGCTGGCCTATCTGATCGAGGAAGTCGTGGTGATGGTCTGGGGGCGGATCCCGGTGAGCTATCAAGTACCCGAGATACTCGATTTCCCAGCGTTTACGCTGTGGGCGACGAGTTATCCAGCCTACCGGGTTTTCATGCTGCTCGTTTCCATGGCTATCTTCCTGGGGCTGCTTCTGGTGCTGACCAGGTCTCGAGTCGGCTTGATCGTGCAGGCTTCGCTCACACAACCGAAGATGGTGTCGATGCTGGGGCACAACGTGCCAATGGTGTTCATGCTCGTCTTCGGAGTCGGTTCGGCGCTGGCAGGCTTGGCGGGTGCTATTGCCGGACCAGCCCTGGTTACTCAGCCGAACATGGCGGTCAACCTGGTGCCGCTATTGTTTGTGGTTGTGGTGTTGGGTGGACTGGGTTCGTTGACCGGCGCGCTGCTGGCTTCGTTGCTGATTGGACTCGTACAGACCTTTGCCATCGCAGGGGATTTTTCGCTGGCGGACATGGCTCGTGCGATTGGGCTGTCAATGAACGTACCACAAGTGCTGAGTGAGCTCTGGAACGTCACGTTGGCGCAGCTGGCCCCGGTCCTGCCGTATCTGCTGCTGGTGTTGATGCTGATTTTTCGACCGACTGGCCTGATGGGGAGTCGCGAATCATGA
- a CDS encoding branched-chain amino acid ABC transporter permease: MSATISTQGSLPAPLRTGAIWLVGLLALLLLPVVFPKTSVISTVCLMAIAIVFSLSYNMLLGQTGLLSFGHAVYFGLGGFFAAQVLTKVAGENLPVPLLLIPLVGGATGLFFGAILGAISTKRGGTVFAMITLGVAELVAAMAALMTGFFGGEQGVSVDRTKAMALFGLRFGSHAQVYYLILVWCLVCGLCMYYLTRTPFGRLCNAVRDNPMRVAFVGYSPQRIRFLAFTFSGGFAGIAGALSVINFEMAAGTMLDAHQSASVLLMTFIGGVGHFAGPILGAILVTWLQFSLSDLTPAWQLYLGLLFILVVMYLPGGIAQLLEMHLGVVRAGLVARLAVPYLKAVGPFVLISGSCCLAIELAYRLTVEKAKGTVLTIGPVSLNAASGWSWVVLAVLLAAGVAGWRYMRSDFLLAVDDVMNESRKRLMQ; encoded by the coding sequence ATGAGCGCCACCATATCGACACAGGGCAGCCTCCCTGCACCTTTGCGTACTGGCGCAATCTGGCTAGTCGGTCTGCTGGCACTGCTTCTGCTGCCCGTGGTTTTTCCGAAGACGTCTGTGATCAGCACAGTCTGCCTGATGGCAATTGCGATCGTGTTTTCACTTTCGTACAACATGCTGCTCGGGCAAACAGGGTTGCTATCGTTCGGACATGCGGTCTACTTCGGTTTGGGTGGCTTCTTTGCAGCCCAGGTGCTCACGAAGGTGGCCGGCGAAAACCTGCCAGTTCCATTGTTGCTTATCCCCTTGGTCGGAGGCGCTACCGGGTTGTTTTTTGGCGCGATCCTCGGAGCAATTTCCACCAAACGTGGCGGTACTGTGTTTGCCATGATCACGCTCGGCGTGGCTGAATTAGTGGCGGCGATGGCTGCACTGATGACCGGATTCTTTGGCGGTGAACAGGGCGTCTCGGTGGATCGCACGAAGGCCATGGCGCTGTTCGGCTTGCGATTCGGCTCCCATGCACAGGTGTATTACCTGATATTGGTTTGGTGCCTGGTTTGCGGCCTGTGCATGTATTATCTGACGCGCACGCCGTTCGGGCGCCTCTGCAATGCCGTGCGTGATAACCCAATGCGCGTAGCGTTTGTCGGTTACTCGCCGCAACGGATCCGCTTTCTCGCGTTCACATTCTCTGGTGGTTTTGCAGGTATCGCAGGCGCACTCTCAGTAATCAATTTTGAGATGGCTGCAGGGACGATGCTTGATGCCCACCAATCTGCGTCGGTGCTGTTGATGACCTTCATTGGCGGCGTTGGGCACTTCGCAGGGCCGATTCTCGGTGCCATACTGGTAACTTGGTTGCAGTTCTCATTGTCCGATCTGACACCCGCATGGCAACTCTATTTGGGCCTGCTGTTCATTCTGGTTGTGATGTATCTGCCAGGAGGAATCGCGCAGCTACTAGAGATGCACCTTGGCGTGGTGCGAGCTGGGCTGGTGGCGCGTCTGGCCGTACCCTACCTTAAGGCGGTGGGACCATTTGTGCTTATCAGTGGCTCCTGCTGCCTCGCGATCGAGCTGGCTTATCGGCTCACGGTGGAGAAGGCCAAAGGCACTGTACTGACGATCGGCCCGGTGTCACTGAACGCTGCGTCGGGCTGGTCTTGGGTCGTGTTGGCTGTACTACTGGCAGCTGGTGTAGCTGGTTGGCGCTACATGCGATCTGATTTTTTGCTCGCAGTTGACGATGTGATGAATGAATCCAGAAAGCGGCTAATGCAATGA
- a CDS encoding ABC transporter ATP-binding protein → MSESIIVMNDVRKSFGPSQIIRGLNLEVQRGERHALIGPNGAGKSTTFALLSGGIVPTSGEILLNGKSIGGLPPEDIYRCGLSRSFQISNLFPSLSVFENLRCGVLWTRGVSYAFWKRIDGIGSVRKRVEEVLELIGLTHRAQTQAGYLSYAEQRALEIGIAVAGGGDVLLLDEPTAGMSAAETHVAVELIRKVSVNRTLLMVEHDMSVVFDLADRISVLVYGEVIATDTPESIRCNERVKQAYLGTES, encoded by the coding sequence ATGAGCGAGTCGATCATCGTCATGAATGACGTCCGAAAGAGCTTCGGACCATCCCAGATCATCCGTGGGCTGAACTTGGAGGTTCAAAGGGGCGAGCGCCATGCGCTTATTGGTCCGAATGGTGCCGGAAAGTCGACGACTTTTGCACTGTTGTCTGGCGGAATAGTGCCTACATCGGGTGAGATTTTGCTCAACGGTAAGAGTATTGGCGGCCTGCCGCCAGAGGATATATATCGCTGTGGGCTTTCGCGTAGTTTTCAGATCAGCAATCTGTTCCCGAGTTTATCTGTGTTCGAAAACTTGCGTTGCGGTGTTTTGTGGACACGCGGCGTTTCATATGCATTTTGGAAGCGTATTGACGGTATTGGGTCCGTCCGTAAACGAGTTGAAGAGGTTCTTGAACTTATTGGGCTGACGCATCGTGCGCAGACTCAAGCGGGCTATTTGAGTTATGCCGAACAGCGTGCACTGGAGATCGGCATCGCAGTCGCTGGCGGCGGCGATGTTCTGTTGCTGGATGAGCCCACCGCCGGCATGAGCGCAGCTGAAACTCATGTCGCTGTGGAGCTGATACGAAAGGTATCCGTGAATAGGACCCTGCTGATGGTTGAGCACGACATGAGTGTGGTGTTCGACTTGGCTGACCGTATCTCGGTACTCGTATACGGCGAGGTCATCGCAACCGACACCCCGGAAAGCATCCGCTGCAACGAACGGGTTAAGCAAGCGTACCTTGGAACGGAGAGCTGA
- a CDS encoding ABC transporter ATP-binding protein: MLEVEQLHAYYGKSHVLQGVTLQIGAGEIVGLLGRNGVGRSTLAKAIMGDVDVTGSIRFFDKSVQGLKPHQIARLGIAYVPESRDVFATLTVRQNLELGLKSGKNAGRWTVAGMLDMFPNLAQRAEIQAGVLSGGEQQMLTMCRSLLGDPSLIMIDEPTEGLAPKVVEQIGELLRDIADKGVSILLIEQKLSIALKVCSRLYVMGHGRIVFEGTPASLQERKDISKEWLEV, from the coding sequence GTGTTGGAGGTTGAACAACTACATGCCTACTATGGCAAGAGCCACGTACTTCAGGGCGTTACTCTGCAGATCGGTGCAGGTGAGATTGTTGGGCTTTTAGGGCGCAATGGTGTAGGCCGTTCCACCTTGGCTAAAGCGATCATGGGCGATGTCGATGTGACAGGTTCGATACGCTTCTTCGATAAGTCCGTTCAGGGTTTGAAACCACACCAGATTGCACGACTTGGCATCGCATACGTTCCGGAAAGCCGTGATGTCTTTGCGACGTTGACGGTGCGTCAGAACCTTGAACTGGGTTTGAAGTCGGGGAAGAACGCGGGCCGTTGGACGGTGGCTGGGATGCTTGATATGTTTCCGAACCTTGCTCAGCGAGCCGAGATACAAGCTGGGGTGCTGTCAGGTGGTGAACAGCAAATGCTAACCATGTGCCGCAGCCTTCTTGGTGATCCGTCGCTCATCATGATTGACGAGCCGACCGAGGGGTTGGCGCCAAAGGTTGTCGAACAGATCGGCGAGTTGCTGCGCGATATTGCCGACAAGGGCGTCTCGATTCTGCTGATTGAACAGAAACTGAGCATCGCACTCAAGGTCTGCAGCCGCCTTTATGTCATGGGACACGGCAGGATCGTGTTCGAGGGCACGCCGGCATCGCTGCAGGAGCGCAAGGACATAAGCAAGGAGTGGCTGGAGGTCTGA
- the aceF gene encoding dihydrolipoyllysine-residue acetyltransferase, with protein sequence MKTIEICAVAPDPAQKLEVLEILVRAGQVVQTGALLATVETPQEAIELRSPEAGRVSEVLAEVGAELESGELLLRLEVAAQQVSNSVTVVTLPDVGDARDLVVTELLVAVGDTVKEEQSLITVESDKASMEIPSSASGVVKELKVKLGDKVNVGDLIAVLEGAVAPSASAPAAAAAPVAAPVPAPAAAPAPVQAAPASEPAHQPAQSAVGLPHASPSVRKAARELGVPLGEVKGSGPKGRITLEDVQSFTRAVMAGTAQTQAQAGRGAGSGSGVGLDLLPWPKVDFAKFGAVEAKPLSRIKKISGANLARNWVMIPHVTNNDEADVTDLEAFRVQTNKEGEKAKSGVKVTMLAFVIKAVVAALKKFPEFNTSLDGENLVYKHYYHIGFAADTPNGLMVPVLRDADQKGILQISQEMSELARKAREGKLGSADMQGGCFSISSLGGIGGTHFTPIINAPEVAILGLSKSAMKPVWDGKVFVPRLILPLSLSYDHRVIDGAAAARFNAYLGQVLADYRRILL encoded by the coding sequence ATGAAGACAATTGAAATCTGCGCTGTCGCGCCAGACCCCGCCCAGAAGCTGGAGGTCCTCGAGATACTTGTGCGTGCGGGGCAAGTGGTCCAGACCGGTGCGCTGCTCGCGACCGTTGAAACGCCGCAGGAAGCAATCGAATTGAGATCGCCTGAGGCAGGTCGTGTCAGCGAGGTATTGGCCGAGGTCGGTGCGGAGTTGGAATCCGGCGAGCTTCTGCTCCGGCTTGAAGTCGCTGCGCAGCAGGTTTCAAATAGCGTGACCGTCGTAACCTTACCCGACGTTGGAGATGCTCGTGACCTGGTTGTGACCGAGCTTCTCGTGGCCGTGGGCGACACGGTGAAAGAGGAGCAGTCGCTCATCACCGTCGAATCCGACAAGGCCTCGATGGAGATCCCGTCCTCGGCCTCGGGCGTCGTCAAGGAGCTCAAGGTCAAGCTCGGTGACAAGGTCAACGTGGGTGATCTGATCGCCGTGCTCGAAGGCGCGGTGGCGCCCAGCGCGAGCGCACCGGCAGCCGCCGCTGCTCCCGTGGCCGCTCCGGTGCCTGCGCCTGCCGCCGCACCGGCGCCGGTGCAGGCCGCGCCTGCGAGCGAGCCCGCCCATCAGCCGGCCCAGTCCGCCGTCGGCCTGCCGCATGCCAGTCCCTCGGTGCGCAAGGCCGCGCGCGAGCTCGGCGTGCCGCTGGGCGAGGTCAAGGGCTCGGGCCCCAAGGGTCGCATCACGCTGGAAGACGTGCAGTCCTTCACGCGCGCCGTCATGGCGGGCACCGCGCAGACCCAGGCCCAGGCGGGCAGGGGAGCGGGCTCGGGCTCCGGCGTCGGCCTCGATCTGCTGCCCTGGCCCAAGGTCGATTTCGCCAAGTTCGGCGCTGTCGAGGCCAAGCCGCTCTCCCGCATCAAGAAGATCAGCGGCGCCAACCTCGCGCGCAACTGGGTGATGATCCCGCACGTCACCAACAACGACGAAGCGGATGTCACCGACCTTGAAGCCTTCCGCGTGCAGACCAACAAGGAGGGCGAGAAGGCCAAGAGCGGCGTGAAGGTCACGATGCTCGCCTTCGTCATCAAGGCGGTGGTCGCGGCGCTCAAGAAATTCCCCGAGTTCAACACCAGCCTGGACGGCGAGAACCTCGTCTACAAGCACTACTACCACATCGGCTTTGCGGCCGACACGCCCAATGGCCTGATGGTGCCGGTGCTCAGGGACGCCGACCAGAAGGGCATCCTGCAGATCAGCCAGGAGATGTCCGAGCTCGCCAGAAAGGCGCGCGAAGGCAAGCTCGGCAGCGCCGACATGCAGGGCGGATGCTTCTCGATCTCCTCGCTCGGGGGCATCGGCGGCACGCACTTCACGCCCATCATCAACGCGCCGGAAGTGGCCATTCTGGGTCTCTCCAAGAGCGCAATGAAGCCGGTGTGGGACGGCAAGGTCTTCGTGCCGCGTCTCATCCTGCCGCTGTCGCTGTCGTACGACCACCGCGTGATCGACGGCGCCGCCGCCGCGCGCTTCAACGCCTACCTCGGTCAGGTGCTGGCGGACTACCGCCGCATCCTGCTGTGA
- the lpdA gene encoding dihydrolipoyl dehydrogenase, producing the protein MAVMDIKVPDLGDFKDVGIIELLVAVGDTIRAEQSLVTVESDKASMEIPSSHAGTVKELKVKLGDKISEGSVLLTLEVADTAAPALVVSKPKQAPAPASQASAAPAPVAVNFAGRADLDCDVLVLGGGPGGYSAAFRAADLGLSVVIVERYAQLGGVCLNVGCIPSKALLHVASVMDEVAHLKAAGIDFGAPQVHIDQLRGHKDKVVGKLTGGLAQMAKMRKVTIVRGYGSFVGTNQLAVEETTGSGQEKTGAKKVVQFKRAIIAAGSQAVRLPFMPEDPRIVDSTGALALAGVPKRMLILGGGIIGLEMGTVYSTLGARLDVVEMLDGLMQGADRDLVKVWQKMNAPRFDHVMLKTRTVGARATDAGIEVSFESADGGAAPAPQTYDLVLQAVGRSPNGKKIGAEKAGVAVTDRGFINVDIQMRTNVPHIFAIGDIIGQPMLAHKAVHEGHVAAEVIAGELLGDEKLAKAAFNARVIPSVAYTDPEVAWVGLTEDQAKAQGVKITKGLFPWAASGRAIANGRDEGFTKLLFDETTHRIVGGGIVGTHAGDMIGEVALAIEMGADSVDIGATIHPHPTLGESIGMAAEVAHGSCTDVPPTKR; encoded by the coding sequence ATGGCAGTGATGGACATCAAGGTTCCCGACCTCGGCGACTTCAAGGACGTCGGCATCATCGAGCTGCTCGTGGCCGTGGGCGACACGATCCGCGCCGAGCAAAGCCTCGTCACGGTCGAATCCGACAAGGCCTCAATGGAAATCCCATCGAGCCACGCAGGCACCGTCAAGGAGCTCAAGGTCAAGCTCGGCGACAAGATCAGCGAAGGCAGCGTGCTGCTGACGCTGGAAGTCGCCGACACCGCCGCGCCAGCGCTTGTGGTTTCAAAGCCAAAACAGGCTCCAGCGCCCGCCAGTCAAGCATCAGCAGCTCCTGCGCCTGTAGCAGTCAACTTCGCAGGCCGCGCCGACCTCGATTGCGACGTGCTGGTGCTGGGTGGGGGTCCCGGCGGCTATTCGGCGGCGTTTCGCGCCGCCGATCTCGGGCTGTCGGTCGTGATCGTCGAGCGCTACGCGCAGTTGGGCGGCGTGTGCCTGAACGTCGGCTGCATTCCGTCCAAGGCGCTGCTGCACGTGGCCTCGGTCATGGATGAAGTGGCGCACCTGAAGGCCGCTGGCATCGACTTCGGCGCGCCGCAGGTCCACATCGACCAGCTGCGCGGCCACAAGGACAAGGTCGTCGGCAAGCTCACCGGGGGCCTGGCGCAGATGGCCAAAATGCGCAAGGTCACGATCGTGCGCGGCTACGGCAGCTTCGTCGGCACCAACCAGTTGGCGGTGGAAGAAACCACCGGCAGCGGCCAGGAAAAGACCGGCGCCAAGAAGGTCGTGCAGTTCAAGCGCGCCATCATCGCCGCGGGCAGCCAGGCCGTGCGCCTGCCCTTCATGCCCGAAGACCCGCGCATCGTGGACAGCACCGGCGCGCTCGCACTGGCGGGTGTGCCCAAGCGCATGCTGATCCTGGGCGGCGGCATCATCGGCCTGGAGATGGGCACGGTGTACTCCACGCTGGGCGCACGCCTGGACGTGGTGGAAATGCTCGACGGCCTGATGCAGGGCGCCGATCGCGACCTCGTCAAGGTCTGGCAGAAGATGAACGCGCCGCGCTTTGACCACGTCATGCTCAAGACCAGGACCGTGGGCGCACGAGCGACGGACGCGGGCATCGAGGTGAGCTTCGAAAGTGCGGACGGTGGGGCCGCCCCCGCGCCGCAGACCTACGACCTGGTGCTCCAGGCCGTGGGCCGCAGCCCCAACGGCAAGAAGATCGGGGCGGAAAAGGCAGGCGTGGCGGTGACGGATCGCGGCTTCATCAACGTCGACATCCAGATGCGCACCAACGTGCCGCACATCTTCGCCATCGGCGACATCATCGGCCAGCCCATGCTCGCGCACAAGGCGGTGCACGAGGGCCACGTCGCGGCCGAGGTCATCGCGGGCGAACTGCTGGGCGATGAAAAGCTGGCGAAGGCCGCCTTCAACGCCCGCGTGATCCCGAGCGTGGCCTACACCGACCCCGAGGTCGCCTGGGTCGGCCTGACCGAAGACCAGGCCAAGGCGCAGGGTGTGAAGATCACCAAGGGCCTGTTCCCCTGGGCTGCCTCGGGCCGGGCCATTGCCAACGGCCGCGACGAAGGCTTCACCAAGCTGCTGTTCGACGAAACCACGCACCGCATCGTCGGTGGCGGCATCGTCGGCACGCACGCGGGCGACATGATCGGCGAGGTGGCCCTGGCCATCGAAATGGGCGCGGACAGCGTGGACATCGGCGCGACCATCCACCCGCACCCGACGCTGGGTGAAAGCATAGGGATGGCGGCCGAAGTGGCGCACGGTTCGTGCACCGACGTGCCACCGACTAAGCGCTAA
- a CDS encoding LysR family substrate-binding domain-containing protein, which produces MRLFKESLNLFIRLERAQRVVRATDANHRAPLHIGVADGLAQPRLSQCLARWQAIAPEVPLELSEMRARELAAALCREEVDVGFSFGVPEDARIVQEPVWDYPLIALLPRGHELERQGALGLADLARFPMIVCHADHKPGVRRQIDALLAQCACAPSIAGEARTFMGCVTRIAAGLGVGVTDSGHAETLRRTDVSAVPLQGDLRLHTYVLYKHQRGGLPEAVQRFLTHTRSL; this is translated from the coding sequence GTGCGACTGTTCAAGGAATCTCTCAACCTCTTCATTCGGCTGGAACGTGCACAACGCGTTGTGCGTGCGACGGATGCAAACCATCGTGCGCCGTTGCATATTGGCGTGGCCGATGGCCTGGCTCAGCCCAGGCTCTCGCAGTGCCTGGCCCGGTGGCAGGCGATTGCGCCCGAGGTGCCGCTGGAGCTGTCCGAGATGCGTGCGCGAGAGCTGGCCGCCGCCCTGTGCCGCGAAGAAGTGGATGTGGGTTTTTCCTTCGGGGTGCCCGAGGACGCGCGCATCGTGCAGGAGCCCGTGTGGGACTACCCGCTCATTGCGCTGCTGCCGCGGGGGCATGAACTGGAGCGGCAAGGCGCCCTGGGCCTGGCCGATCTGGCGCGCTTTCCGATGATCGTCTGCCACGCCGACCACAAACCCGGTGTGCGGCGCCAGATCGATGCCCTGCTGGCCCAGTGCGCGTGCGCTCCATCGATCGCTGGCGAGGCACGCACCTTCATGGGCTGCGTGACGCGGATCGCGGCCGGGCTGGGTGTGGGCGTGACCGACAGCGGTCATGCCGAGACCTTGCGGCGCACCGACGTGTCCGCCGTGCCGCTGCAGGGCGATCTGCGCCTGCACACCTACGTGCTCTACAAGCACCAGCGCGGTGGCTTGCCCGAGGCGGTGCAACGCTTTCTTACTCATACCCGGTCTTTGTAG